One Leptolyngbya sp. SIO1E4 genomic window, GTGATAGAGACGGCCCAACTCCCTTGCAGTAAAAATGCCCAGCCGGTTACGACCAGACCCAACATCAGGCCAAGAAAAGCTCCGGCGATCGCTTCCCGTTGAATCACGCTGAGGGAACTTTTGGTGCCGACTTCATTGGTGTTAATTCCACGAATGACCACCGTAGAGGACTGGGCGCCGACGTTGCCCCCGGTGCCGATTAGCAGGGGAATAAATGCGGCTAAAACCACGACCTGCTCTAAAACTGCCTCTTGGCTCCGGATAACCCAGGTGGTCACCGTGTTGGTCAACAGCAACACCGACAGCCAAACAACTCGCTTCCGAGCGACGACCAGCAAATTCGTCTGGAAGTAGTTGTCACCGCCGGACTGCACCCCACCCAGGGCATAAATGTCTTCAGTGGCTTCTTCTTCAAGGACATCAATCACATCGTCTACGGTCACAATGCCTACGAGCCGCTGCTCCGTATCCACCACAGGCACCGCCAAAAAGTCGTAACGCTGAATCAATTGGGCAACTTCTTCTTGATCCATATCAGTTTGCACCGAGACCACTTCGCGGGTCATGATGTCGCCGATGGTTTGCTCCGGTTGCCCAATCACCAGGTGGCGCAATGAGAGAATACCGGTCAGACGACGAGCTGCATCCGTCACATACAGGTAGTAAATGGTTTCACTGACATCCGCTTGATTGCGGATATGTTCCAGTGCCCGAGAAATGGTCCATCCTTCTTTCAGGGCAATGTATTCGGGCGTCATGATACGCCCAGCCGTATCGGCCTCATAGCCTAACAGCAACGCTGTAGACTTTCTTTCTTGAGGGCTAAGCTGGCTCAACAATTGCCGCACGACTTTGGCTGGGAGTTCGTCAAATAAACGCACCCGGTCGTCCGGCGACATTTTGTCCACAATGTCTAACACGTCTTGACGCTTAAAGTCTTCGATCAGGGTTTGCTGAACGCTGGAGTCGAGGTTTTCGTAGACTTCGATCGCTTCATCTTTAGACAGCAGCCGAAACGCGATCGCCTGCATGGTGTCAGGCAACCCTTCGATCGCCTCTGCGATGTCTGCTGGTTGCACAGGAACCAGGAGGGCTTTAGCGCCTTGAAAATTTTGCTGATCTAAGAGCATTTGCAACTGCGATCGCACCAGCTCTCGCAACTCCTGTCGCGAGATTGTAGCGGCAGCTGATGCAGATTGGACACTTTGCTCTGTCAATTTCTTACTCCTTATGTCCTTAAGCATTGTAAGGGGTTGACGCAGAACAATCGTCTCCAGAGTGCCCTCTGGAGGTATTTCCATTTCAGAACGCTCAGATTCATGATGCTGTGGCCAGTTTGTCGGGGGCTGCGAGGCGAACATATGTTCTTTTAATGAAGGGTTAGAAAGCATCAAGTTCTCTTTTTCTAACTGCAGGCAGCCCCTAATTTCTGCAGAGAGAATTTTCCCGGTAAAAGTTTTGTGGTGGCTGCTTCAGAATCACTGGCCTTATGTTCATTAGGCACTGTAGATGACAGCAAAGCTGCCTCTTAGAAACTACAGTCACGCCTTGATAATTTGCTCGATTTAGGCTATTCGTTAATCCTATTTGAAGAAGGAAAAATTGCTGGAAGTCTGAGCTTTGCTGTAAGACTGAAGTTTTGTCTGAACTTAACTGAATTTTTTGATGATGACCTTTCAAATCATCAAAGGCATCTTGTGGATGAAGGTAAAAGGAGGCTTGGTAAAGCACAGACAATTCTGGCTTCCTCCTCTTTGTCAAACTGTTGCCCTAGGTGAATTCAGATGATGAAATTTTTCTTGAGTGGAGCAATATTATTCGCAGGGTTAAGCCTCGCGATCGAAGATGCTAATGCAGCGACTCCAGTGATTGCACAGTGCCCTGTCGCGACCTGGACCACTGGTTACAACTTATGGGAACTGATTCCGCTGGCAGAGAGCCAATATAAACCCGCGATCGTCACAGAAGGATTGACCAACATCCGAGCTGGTATG contains:
- the mgtE gene encoding magnesium transporter; translated protein: MLKDIRSKKLTEQSVQSASAAATISRQELRELVRSQLQMLLDQQNFQGAKALLVPVQPADIAEAIEGLPDTMQAIAFRLLSKDEAIEVYENLDSSVQQTLIEDFKRQDVLDIVDKMSPDDRVRLFDELPAKVVRQLLSQLSPQERKSTALLLGYEADTAGRIMTPEYIALKEGWTISRALEHIRNQADVSETIYYLYVTDAARRLTGILSLRHLVIGQPEQTIGDIMTREVVSVQTDMDQEEVAQLIQRYDFLAVPVVDTEQRLVGIVTVDDVIDVLEEEATEDIYALGGVQSGGDNYFQTNLLVVARKRVVWLSVLLLTNTVTTWVIRSQEAVLEQVVVLAAFIPLLIGTGGNVGAQSSTVVIRGINTNEVGTKSSLSVIQREAIAGAFLGLMLGLVVTGWAFLLQGSWAVSITVGISLVAIAILASTAGAALPFLFSTIGFDPALMSAPFITTIVDVLGVLIYLNLARHILQI